The DNA window CTCGGCCCTGGCCACCGCCCGCGCGATCGCCGGATCAGTCTCAGTCGAAAACCAGTCGGCGACCTCGGCGTCATCGGTCTCGCGCTGCGGCGCCTCGTCAACCGGCGACGGCTCGAACCGGAACACCCCGTCCTCGCCCGGCTTGCCCAGCATCCGGGTGAAACCCTGCAGCGCGGCGTTGAAGTCGCTGGGCACCACCCACACCTTGTTGGCGTCACCGCGCGCCATCTCCGGCAGCGTCTGCAGGTACTGGTAGGCCAGCAACTCCGGGGTGGGCCGCGCGGCCTTGATCGCGGCGAACGTCTTCTCGATGGCCTTGGCCTGCCCCTGCGCCTGCAGGTAGGCCGCGGCGCGCTCGCCCTGGGCGCGCAGCATGCGGGACTGCCGGTCGGCCTCGGCGGCAAGGATCGCGGCCTGCTTGGCGCCCTCGGCGGCCAGGATCTGCGCCTGCTTCTGCCCCTCGGCCTCCTTGATCGACGACTCCCGCATGCCTTCGGCGGTCAGAATCATGGCCCGCTTCTCGCGGTCGGCCTTCATCTGCTTCTCCATCGAGGCCTGGATCGACGGCGGTGGGTCGATGCTGCGCAACTCGACCC is part of the Mycobacterium sp. HUMS_12744610 genome and encodes:
- a CDS encoding SPFH domain-containing protein, with the translated sequence MQGAVAGLVLLVVLVIFAVVVVAKSVALIPQAEAAVIERLGRYSRTVSGQLTLLVPFIDRVRARVDLRERVVSFPPQPVITEDNLTLNIDTVVYFQVTSPQAAVYEISNYIVGVEQLTTTTLRNVVGGMTLEETLTSREVINAQLRGVLDEATNRWGLRVARVELRSIDPPPSIQASMEKQMKADREKRAMILTAEGMRESSIKEAEGQKQAQILAAEGAKQAAILAAEADRQSRMLRAQGERAAAYLQAQGQAKAIEKTFAAIKAARPTPELLAYQYLQTLPEMARGDANKVWVVPSDFNAALQGFTRMLGKPGEDGVFRFEPSPVDEAPQRETDDAEVADWFSTETDPAIARAVARAEAIAQKPVEGHRPPELGQ